GCCGAAACCGCCACCATCAAAACCTCCTGATGAACCTCCGAAACCGCCACTACCACCGAAACCTCCTCGTCCGGCATTGCTTAAAATTATAGTTTCTAAAATACTTCTCGAATCTGATCTTCTATAATTTCTTTTACCACCACCTCGGTTACCTTTATTACCTCTAAATATTAAAACAAAAAAGATAATAAGGATAATTATAAAAATGATAAAACTTGGATCGAAGTCTTCTGATTTTTTTCTACTTCCTTTGTATTCGCCATTTAAAGCTTTAAAGATAGCATCTGCTCCACTATTTAAACCAGCATAATAATCTCCACGTTTAAATTGAGGAATTATCTCTCTTTCAATAATTCTTTTTGAAAGAAAATCAGTTAGTAAATGCTCTGTTCCTTTACCTGCTTGAATAGATATTTTACGATCACTTTTTGCTAATAAAACTAAAACACCATTATCTTCTTCAGCTTGTCCTATTCCCCATTTCTCACCCCAATTTGCTGCTAAATAGTTAATATTTTCTCCTTTAGTAGAATCAATTATAGCAATTACAATTTGTGTAGAAGTGGTATCAGAATATTTAATCAACTTATTTTCTAAGTTAACCTTCTGCCCTTTAGACAGCAATCCTACATAATCATAAACACTTGTTTCTTCATTAGGCTTTTTAGGTATTTCAAATCCTTGTGAAAACAATGTTTGTATAAAAGCGAAAGCTATTATAAAGAGTAAAACTTTTTTATTAATGACTAATAATCTTTGAATCATCCTTTAGAAATTTCATTAGACAATTCATTTTCATCATCAATCTGCCACGGAAAATGAGTTTTTAATTCATTTCCGGCTTTTAAAATACCTTTAACAATTCCTTGTGTAAAATTACCTTGTTTAAATTCTTCTTGCATGATATTTCTTGTCGTATCCCAAAAATCATCCGCAATAACCGCATCAATACCTTTATCACCATAAATAACAAACTTATGATCTTCTACAGCAAGGTAAATTAATACTGCGTTTTGTTCTTTGGTATTAAACATCTTAAGCTTCTGAAATACTTCTAACGCACGGTCGTAATGAGAAATTGTTGTTGTTTTCTCAATATGCACACGTATTTCACCAGAAGTATTTCGTTCAGCTTGCCTAATTGCATTAACGATTTCCTCTTCTTGTTTTAATGAAAGAAAATCTTCTACTTTAGACATATTTAGAATTTAAAGTTTACATCAGGTGCTTTTTCTGAACCTGCATCTGCTTTATAACGATTCATTTCAGTAAAATTGAAAATCCCTGCTAAGAAAGAACCAGGAAACTTCTTAATTAATTTATTGTAAATGTTAACCTTTTCATTAAAGCGATCACGCGCAACATTAATACGATTTTCTGTACCTTCTAATTGACTTTGTAATTCTAAGAAATTTCTATTTGCTTTAAGATCTGGATAACGCTCTACAGAAACTAATAATTTAGATAAAGCTCCTGATAAACCTGATTGTGCTTTTTGAAATTGAGCCATATTCTCAGGGGTTAAATCTCCTGCGTTTATGTTAACAGAAGTTGCTTTTGCTCTCGCTTCAATAACTTGTGTTAACGTTTCTTTTTCAAAATCAGCAGCTCCTTGTACCGTTTTAACTAAATTACCAATTAAATCATTTCTACGTTGGTAAGCACTTTCTACATTAGACCAACTAGTTTTTGCATTTTCTTGAAATTCTACAGCATTGTTTTGAAAACCTACAGCCCAGTTATAAAATCCATAGGCAATAATAGCTATAAGAATTATAGGAAGAAATTTTTTCATATTTTTAAAATTGATTTATAATTGATTTTTAATTTTTTGTAATTCCGCTTTTACAGCTTCTAATCTACTAATAATTTCGTGATTACTTATTACCCCATCAGGGTTCCTCTTTAATTTTTTCTTTGCACCTTCTAAAGTAAAACCTCTTTCTTTTACTAAGTTATATATTAATTTAAAATTCTCAATATCTTCTTTAGTAAACAATCTATTTCCTTTCGCATTTTTTTTGGGTTTAATTACATCAAACTCTTGTTCCCAAAAGCGAATTAGTGAAACATTAACGTCGAAAGCCTTAGATACTTCGCCTATTTTATAATATCTTTTTTCAGGTAACTCTACATACATTGGTCTTCAATATTCTAATTAATCGTACGATTGCCCTTTTTGCTGTGATGCTTTTTGCATTGCTACAAACTCTTCTGGAGTTAAATCTCCGTAATAATAATAAATAGGATTTACAGGTCTACCATTTTTATGTACTTCATAATGTAAATGAGGTGCTGCCGAACGTCCTGTATTACCAACATATCCTATAATATCTCCACGTTTTACTTTTTGACCTTTCTTAGCTAGTATTTTACTCATATGTGCATAAATAGTTTCGTAACCATACCCATGACTTATATACACAACATTACCAAAAGACGAACTACGATGCGCTTTACTTACCCTTCCATTTCCTGAAGCAAATATAGGTGTCCCTTTTGGAGCTGTAAAATCCATTCCATTATGCATTCTCCACGATTTTAAAATTGGATGCAAACGCATACCAAAACCAGAAGCCATTCTTTTTAAATTTTCATTTTTCACTGGTTGGATTGCAGGTATCGATGCTAGCATTTTTTCTTTTTCTTTTGCGAGACTAACAATTTCATCCAATGATTTTGATTGTACAACCATTTGCTTAGATAATATTTCTATTTCTTTGGTCACATTTACAATCATCGCACTATTCTTAAAACCTTCTAAATGCTTGTACCTATTTACACCTCCAAAACCAGCTTTACGTTGTTCTTCAGGTATAGGACTTGCTTCAAAATAAGTTCTATAAATATTATCATCTCTTTCTTGCAATTCAGATAATCGTTCAGATAATACGCCTAATTCTTTAGACATTAACTCTGTATGAAGTTTAAAATTTTCAAGTTCTCTCTTCTGAGACCTCTCATTTGGAGACATTAAAAACTGACTAAACCCAATAAAACCGAAGAAAGCAATTAATAAAGCTCCGACGACTCCTAAAAAAGATTTTTTATATTTTTCACTTTTATTAGACTCTATTTTTCGGTACGATAATGTCTCGGGGTCGTAATAATATTTTACTTTCGCCATAATACTAAATATACTATTTTTGTGCTTGTTAAACAAGCAACTTCTTTTAAGGGGACGTTTTTGGTAACACACAAATTTACAAAATGTTTTAAAACTACTTTTCTTTAGTTGTTTTTTAATTATTATTTAACAAAATTTCGAGCTCAACCGTATGAAATCTCAAGAAATAAGATCAAAATTTTTAGAATTTTATAAATCTAAAAACCATAATATAGTTCCATCTGCACCAATGGTGTTAAAGAATGATCCTACATTAATGTTTGTAAACGCAGGTATGGTTCCTTTTAAAGAGTATTTTTTAGGGCAAAAAAAAGTAGTGAATTCAAGAGTTGCTGATTCTCAAAAATGCTTACGTGTTTCTGGTAAACATAATGATTTAGAAGAGGTAGGAAAAGACACCTATCATCACACATTATTTGAAATGCTTGGAAATTGGTCTTTTGGTGATTATTTTAAGAAAGAAGCAATTGCTTGGGCTTGGGAATTACTTACTGAAGTATATAAAATAGATAAAGACATTTTATATGTTACTATTTTTGAAGGTGATAAAAAGGAAGGTTTAGAAAAAGATACTGAAGCTTATGATATTTGGAAACAATACATTGCTGAAGACCGTATTTTATTAGGTAATAAAAAAGATAATTTCTGGGAAATGGGTGCTCAAGGACCTTGTGGACCTTGTTCTGAAATTCATATAGACATCCGCTCTGCGGAAGAAAAAACAAAAGTATCGGGAGCTACATTGGTAAATTTAGATCATCCACATGTTGTTGAAGTATGGAACTTAGTTTTTATGCAGTATAACCGTAAAGCTAACGGAAGTTTAGAAAACTTACCTTCAACACATATCGACACTGGTATGGGGTTTGAGCGTTTATGTATGGCATTGCAAGGTGTTCAATCTAATTATGACACTGATGTTTTTACACCAATTATTAGAGAAATCGAAACAATTACTGGTGTAAAATATGAAGATGCTACTGTTTCTGGAAACGAAACAGATATTGCTATTCGTGTTATTGCTGATCATGTTCGTGCTGTAGCATTTTCTATTGCTGATGGTCAGTTACCAAGTAATACTGGTGCTGGTTATGTTATTAGAAGAATATTAAGAAGAGCTATCCGTTACGGATTTACTTTCCTGAATCAAAAAGAACCTTTTATCTACAAATTAGTAGAAACATTAAGTGAGCAAATGGGAGATGCTTTCCCTGAGATAAAAGCACAAGAACAATTAGCGCATAATGTAATTAAAGAAGAAGAGCATTCTTTCTTAAAAACCTTAGAACAAGGTTTACTTTTATTAGACACAATAACCGCTAATGCTGGAGAGAAAATAATTTCTGGAAAAAAAGTATTTGAACTAAAAGATACTTATGGTTTTCCAGAAGATTTAACAGCTTTAGTTTTATCTGAAAAAGGATTTAGCTACAATGAAAAAGAATATAAAACGGCTTTAAAACAACAACAAGATAGAGGAAGGGCAGCAACTGCTATTGAAACTGATGATTGGAATGTTTTAATAGAAGATGATGAGGAAGAATTTATAGGTTATGACACTTTAACTGCTGATGTTAAATTAACACGTTACAGAAAAATAACTACAAAAAAAGACGGTGAACAGTATCAACTAGTATTTAATATGACTCCTTTTTATCCTGAAGGTGGAGGGCAAGTTGGTGATGTAGGTTATATAGAAACGTCTAACGGAGATGTAATTTATGTAGTTAATACAAAGAAAGAAAATAATTTAATTATTCACTATACTAAAAATTTACCTGATAATTTATCAGAGAAATTTAAAGCAGTAGTAAACGAAGAGGCTAGAAATTTATCTGCTAGTAATCATACGGCAACACACTTATTACACCAAGCATTACGTACTATTTTAGGAACACATGTAGAGCAAAAAGGTTCGTTGGTGAGTCCAAAACATTTACGTTTCGATTTTTCTCATTTTTCTAAAGTAGATGCTGATCAATTACAAGAAATAGAAAACTTTGTAAATGCTCGTATTCGTGAAAACCTTTCTTTAATTGAAAGAAGAAATATACCAATGCAACAAGCTATTGACGAAGGCGCGATTGCGTTATTTGGAGAGAAATATGGAGATTCTGTAAGAGCCATTAAGTTTGGGCAATCTATGGAATTATGTGGTGGAACTCACGTACCACAAACTGGTGATATTTGGCATTTTAAAATAAAATCTGAAGGAGCAGTTGCGTCAGGAATCAGAAGAATTGAAGCAATTACAAATGTTGCTGTTGGAAATTATTTTGAAGAAGTTGAGCGTAATTTTTCTGCGGTAAAGCAATTATTAAAAAACCCGAAAGATGTAGCCAAATCTGTAAATAGTTTACAAGATGAAAATACTGCTTTAAAAAAGCAAGTAGAGCAACTGTTAAAAGAAAAAGCTCAAAACTTATCTGGTGAATTAAGAAATCAACTACAAGAAGTAAATGGGGTACAGTTTTTAGCAACTAAAGTAGATTTAGATGCTAACGGAATTAAAAATTTAGCTTTTGCTTTAGGTAAAGAGTTTCAAAATTTATTCTTATTCTTTGCTTCATCTGAAAAAGCAGACAAGGCAATGCTAACATGTTATATTTCTAAAGAATTAGCCGCAGAACGTGGTTATGATGCAGGAAAAGTAGTTAGGGAACTAGGAAAGCTAATTCACGGTGGTGGTGGTGGACAAAATTTCTTTGCTACTGCTGGTGGTAAAAACCCAGGCGGTATTCCGAAAGCTTTAGAAAAAGCGAAAGATTATATCGCTTAGAATATAAGTTACAATATTAAAAAAAGGTTCAAAGAATATATTCTTTGAACCTTTTTTAGTTTAATGCTTTTTTATATGTTGCAATAGCTCTTTCTCTTGCAAACTTATGTTCAACCATAGGTTGCGGATAGGTTAACTCATCAAAATCATCAACCCATTTTCTTATATATTGTAAATCTTTATCAAACTTCTTTAATTGAGCTTCTGGGTTAAAAACTCTAAAATACGGAGCAGAATCGCAACCTGTACCTGCTGCCCATTGCCAATTTCCGTTATTTGCCGAGAGTTCGTAATCTAATAATTTCTCTGCAAAATAAGCTTCACCCCAGCGCCAATCAATTAATAAATGTTTACACAAAAAACCTGCTGTAATCATTCTTACACGATTATGCATATAACCTGTTTTGTTTAATTGTCGCATCCCTGCATCAACCATCGGATACCCTGTTTCTCCTTTACACCATTTCTCAAATTCGACTTCATTATTTCTCCAAGGTACTGCATCGTATTTTTTCTTAAAGTTATTCGTAATCACTTTAGGAAAATGAAACAACACTTGCATAAAAAATTCGCGCCAAATTAATTCATTTAAAAAAGTAGCATTCGTTTTTAAGGCAAATTGAACCATTTTACGAACACTTACTAAACCGAACCGAAAATATGGAGACAGATAAGATGTTTTATCGATAAAAGGAAAATCTCTTATTTCATCATAATTATTTAAACTTGATAAATTATAAGGCTTCACTTTTATATGACTTTCATTAAAACCTAATGACTCTAATGTAGGAAAACTTGTTTTAAAATGGTGGAAAGCCGAGAAATCAATAGTAAATTCTTTTAAATCTACCTCAGTATTAAACTTTTGTAGCCACTTGTTTTTATAAGGCGTATAGATCGTATAAGGTAGTCCGTCGTTTTTCACAACTTCATTTTCTTCAAATACAACCTGATCTTTGTAACTGTAAAACTCAATATTATTTGACCCTAGAAATTCTTTAACTTCATTATCTCTTTTTATCGCGTATGGTTCGTAATCTTTATTTGTATAAACTGCTGTAATATCAAATTCTGATAGTAAGCCTTTCCATACTTCAATAGGGTTTCCTTTTTTAACTAATAATGAAGACCCTTCAATTTTTAATATTTTATCTAATCCTGATAATGTTTGATAAATAAAAGAGACTCTTGCATCATCTTTTGGTAACCTATCTAATATTTCTTCATCAAAAATAAATATAGGAATTACTTTATTACTACATTTTAAAGCATTGAATAATGCTACATTATCCTCTAAACGCAAGTCCCTACGAAACCAAAAAACCGCAACTTTATTTTCCATTAAACATTTTTTCTAAAGTTACAAACCTGTATTCAAAAATTGTTTTTAACTGCTTTTTTATAAATACTGCTTGTGCTATGTGTCCTAAAAAACCAAACGGAATTTTATACGATATTTTATCTTTCATTAAAGTATTTCCGTTTTCCAATTCTTCAAACCAATGCTCATGATGCCACATTTTATATGGTCCAAAACGTTGTTCATCAATAAAAAATTCTTGCTCTTTGACCTGAGTTATTTCTGTTACCCAATTTGTTTTAACAAAAGCTACTGGAGATACTTTATAGGTAATTATTTGCCCTTGATATGCTTTTTTATCAACTTTAGATGTAATATTAAACCCCATTTTAGGTGGTGTAATCTTGGCTAAATTTTCTGGGGAAGAAAAGTAACCCCAAGCTTTCACTAGTGATATATTTAATTCTTGCTCAGTTTCTAAAGTATAGATTCCCGAATGTTTTTTAAAATTCAACATTTATAAAAGCTTGGTTATTTTAGAACTCATAGGTTTTGTTATAGAATAGAAAACATCTACCAAACGCCCTTCTTCATCTACCAAATACTTTTGAAAATTCCATTTTACTGAAGAATTCATTTTACCATTCTTTCCTTTTTGTGTTAACCATTGATATATTGAATGTTGGTTATCTCCTTTTACATCTATTTTTTCGGTCATAGGAAAATCTACCCCGTAAGTTAAACTACAAAATGATTGTATTTCTGATTCTTGACCTGGTTCTTGACCTCCAAACTGATTACATGGCAAACCTATAATTACTAGCTTATCTTTGTGCTTAGCATATAATTCTTGTAACCCTTCATATTGATTTGTAAATCCGCATTTAGAGGCAACGTTAACAAATAAAATTTTCTTTCCTTTATATTGACTAAGGTTTAACTGTTCTCCGTCAATTCCTTCTATTTTTATATCGTATAAAGATTCTTTAGATGCTATCGTTTGTGCGTTTCCTAAAAAGCTGAATAATGCCATAAGTAAAGTTATTTTTAATGTTTTCATTTTGTGTAATAATTATGTAACGGGTCGTCATTCTGAATTTATTTCAGAATCGCATCGCTGGTAAAATCAAACATTTAAAATGTGAACCTGAAACAAGTTCAGGTTGACGAATATTTTTAATGTTTTCATTTATTTAAGTGTTATTTTTTCTATTGATAATTTAAAAGCTTCCTTCTTTTTATTTCCTATAAGTATAGCAATTTCAGTTATTTTTGCTCCTGAAAAATTATCAACATTTAATTTATACCCCCTAAAAGAAGCATAAAATTTATGTACCGGTAATTCTATTTCTTCTGTACTTTTTGATGTTTGGAAAGATTGGATATACCAAAAACGCTGATTATTTTTAGCTTTAATTCTTAACTGATATTTTTTACCGTCTCCTTTTAATTTAAGTACTAATTTAGTTTTTTCATCATCTAAATTAATACTTACTGGTAAGCGAGTCATAGCAAACCCACCATTATTATCTAAAGAAACATTCCCTGAAAAAATCATTTTATTTTCTTCATCAAGTTTCATCGAAGAGTTAGATATTCCTCCCATAACATCATCGTTTGTTATGTACCAACGCTGGTTAGTATTATTTTTATCAAAAATTATAATTTCATCATTCATACATAAAAAAATACTGAATAGCACTAACCATTTCATTTGCCTAGATTTATATTTTTACACTTACAATTCCAGCATCTAAAGGAATAATTTGCCCTGTTATAGAACTTGCATCATCTGATAGTAAATAACAAGCTAAACTTGCGACTTCTTCTGGTTTCAAATATTTTTTTAATGGATGTCTATCTTGCATACTTTCTTGCTGTTTTTCATTTCTTAACAAACGTGCTGCTAATGGAGTATCTGTTACTGTTGGTGCAATTGCGTTAAAACGAATTTTTGTAGCATATTCTGCAGCTAACGATTTTGTTAATCCTTCTACTGCTGATTTACTTGTAGCTATACTTGCATGAAATGGCATGCCTAAAAAGGATGCTACCGTACTAAATAAGACTACACTACCATTATTCTTTGCTAAGGTACTTTCGTATGCTTTCAATGCTTTAATTGCCCCAACAACATTAATTTCAAAATCGTCTTTAAAATCAGTGACTTTTAATCGTGTAAACGACTTTAAATTTATACTTCCTGGACAATAGACAAGACCATGAACCTCATCTAACGGAGGTAATTCATCTTTAAGAACATCACATGAATAATGTTTTACATTTATATGCTCTTCAGGTGCTATTCTACTAATATTTATAATATTATGGCTTTCCTTTAACTTTGTTACTATCGCTTTTCCAATACCCGAACTACCACCTACTACTATAATTGTTTTCATTTTATATCTATTTTTATTAGTAGTCTATTAAATCTTTTATCTTTTAGATATTTTATTATTACTTATACTTTGCTGTCTTGCACACTTAAATCTTCCTTTTTCAAACGCTCGTTTTGCTTGATGTTTTGTACCTCGACCTTGAACTCTTGCACGCCATAATTTAAAGCTAGAAAGTTTTAATTCTTTACGCATTAATTCAATTACTTGTTGCTCTTTTAAACCAAACTGAAACTTTATAGCATCAAACGTAGTACGGTCTTCCCAAGCCATTTCTATTATTCTATCTAAATCTCTATATGTCATAATATTCAAAACTTAAAAAATTAATAAACTCGCTTTTATTTATTAACCAAAGCGTTAATCATTCCTTTAAAAACAAAGGCATGAAATGGTAAAACTGAATACCAATACAAACGCCCTAAAACTCCTTTGGGTCTAAACACAGCTCTTTGGTATAACTTATCTTTTACTATTTTAAATTCTAACCATGCTTCTCCTGGCAACTTCATTTCGGCAAACAACAACAATCTTTTTTCTTTTTTATCTGCTAATAATACACGCCAAAAATCTAAAGGGTCTCCTGCTTCTAAATACGTATCATGTGTTCTTCCTCTACGTAAGCCAACACCTCCAAAAATCTTGTCGACATATCCTCTTAATTTCCATAAGCCATTAAAACTATACCATCCGTTTTTACCACCGATAGACCAAATTTTATTAATTGTAAAATCTTCATCGGTAATTTTTATAGAACGTACATCTTTAAAACAACCATATTGTGGCATTTGAATATGATCAGACAATTGATCTTTAAAAGTACCGCTACTAATTGCGTCTTTCCAGCTTGATACAACAGCATTTTGTTCTATTCTTTGAAAAGCTAAATTTACCGCATCTTTATAACAAATAGGTTGTATATCTAAAAGCTGATTAATATTACTAGCTTTAGCTATCACCTCAACTTTCATACTATCCACCAGCGCTTGCGCCAAATTAAATGATGTAGATGTAACGAAATACAACCAATACGATGATAATTTTGGAGTTAACAACGGTAATGTAAAAATGTATCTTTTAAAACCTCTTACTTCAGCAAATTGTAAAAGCATTTCTTTGTATGTAAGTACTTCCGTACCACAGATATCAAAAGATTTATTATACAATTCTTCATTTCCAACTGCCCGCTCTAAAAAGGCTAAAACATCTCTAATAGCAATAGGTTGTGATTTGGTATTTAACCATTTTGGAGTAACCATTAGAGGTAATTTTTCTACAATATCTCTAATAATTTCAAAAGAGGCACTACCACTACCTACAATTATACCTGCCCTAAATGTTGTAAGTGCGTATTTTTTTGATTGCAGATTCTGCTCAACTTGAAAACGAGATGCTAAGTGCTTAGACAAAGAACTATCATTTACAATACCACTTAAATATACAACTTGCTTACAATTTATTTTTTCTACTAAACTTTTAAAATTTTTAGCACAACGCTGTTCTAAATCTTCAAAATTAACAGCATCTGTAGCCATTGAATGTATTAAATAATAGGCTACATCTATATCTGAAGTAAAAGCAACATTTTCTGTATTTAAAAAATCTACTTTTATAAACTCAATATTTTCTTTAAATTCTATTTCATCAGGAATTCGTTGTAAATCACGAACACAACAGACTAATTCATGCCCTGCGTCTAGTAATTTCAACACCAATCGTTTTGCAATATACCCTGTGGTTCCTGTGATTAGAATTTTCATTTATTTCGGTCTTTGATATGATAATCGTTTATATTTTTCAGATACCATATAAGTATCTAAACCATTTATTGCTGCAATTTTTTCTTTAGATAAATTTAAAAAACCATCTTCTGAAAGCATTGAATCTTTAAAATACAAATCTGTCACTTCTCCTAAAACCAAAATAGTTCCGTTTGCTTTAATATGATATTCTTCCAAAAATTTTATTCCTATTTGCAAAGGTGACTCTGTTACGTAAGGCGCATGAAAACCATCTTTATATTCTGGAGATAAATCCGTTTTATCAAATTCTGATATTCCAGAAGCATATTTTGCAGACGTATGATGCGCATCTTCAATTATATCTTCACAAACTGCATTTATAGTGTAAAAACCAGTTTTCTTTATGTTGTTATATGTATTACGTGCTACTGTGGTAGGACGCAATACAAAGCCTAAAATTGCAGGGCTAGAACCATAATGAACTACTGAACTAAAAATAGCCAAATTGGTTACTCCATCTTCTGATTTAGTAGCAACAAGATTTGCTGATTTATAACCAGAAACACTATTCATTAAATTTATTTTATATAGATGCTCCATCTCATCTATTGCTGCTCTAGATAAATGCATTAAATATTTTTATAATTATTATTTTTTATGTCTGTAGCTTTTAAATCATGCATTAAATTATACAAACCGAAAAACGTTCTATTAATATAAATAAAGTGCTTTGAACCTCTATTTCCATTCATTTTCTTTAACTCTGTACTCTTAGAATATTTCTGACCTAACGCTGCTATTTTACCAAAGAAATTTTCATCAGAAAAATCAAACTCTTCTTGCTGAAATGGTTGTGTAAACAACGATAACATTTCGTAAAACAATCCTTTAAAGAAGGTTATTTCTTCTTCGGTATCATCTTCTCTTAAAATTTCTAACTCATATAATTTACTTTCGAAAAAAGCTGGATTATCAATGTTTTCACGTACCGCTAATTCAAAATATGGTACGTAAAAGCTTTCCGGAACTTCTTTCATACATCCAAAATCAATAACAATTAGTTCATTTTCAGGTGAAACTAAAAAATTACCTGGATGCGGATCTGCATGTACTTTTTTCAAAACATGTAATTGATACATGTAAAAATCCCATAAAGCTTG
This genomic stretch from Tenacibaculum sp. Bg11-29 harbors:
- a CDS encoding YgcG family protein, which encodes MIQRLLVINKKVLLFIIAFAFIQTLFSQGFEIPKKPNEETSVYDYVGLLSKGQKVNLENKLIKYSDTTSTQIVIAIIDSTKGENINYLAANWGEKWGIGQAEEDNGVLVLLAKSDRKISIQAGKGTEHLLTDFLSKRIIEREIIPQFKRGDYYAGLNSGADAIFKALNGEYKGSRKKSEDFDPSFIIFIIILIIFFVLIFRGNKGNRGGGKRNYRRSDSRSILETIILSNAGRGGFGGSGGFGGSSGGFDGGGFGGGFGGGSFGGGGASGGW
- a CDS encoding TPM domain-containing protein encodes the protein MSKVEDFLSLKQEEEIVNAIRQAERNTSGEIRVHIEKTTTISHYDRALEVFQKLKMFNTKEQNAVLIYLAVEDHKFVIYGDKGIDAVIADDFWDTTRNIMQEEFKQGNFTQGIVKGILKAGNELKTHFPWQIDDENELSNEISKG
- a CDS encoding LemA family protein; amino-acid sequence: MKKFLPIILIAIIAYGFYNWAVGFQNNAVEFQENAKTSWSNVESAYQRRNDLIGNLVKTVQGAADFEKETLTQVIEARAKATSVNINAGDLTPENMAQFQKAQSGLSGALSKLLVSVERYPDLKANRNFLELQSQLEGTENRINVARDRFNEKVNIYNKLIKKFPGSFLAGIFNFTEMNRYKADAGSEKAPDVNFKF
- a CDS encoding MerR family transcriptional regulator — its product is MYVELPEKRYYKIGEVSKAFDVNVSLIRFWEQEFDVIKPKKNAKGNRLFTKEDIENFKLIYNLVKERGFTLEGAKKKLKRNPDGVISNHEIISRLEAVKAELQKIKNQL
- a CDS encoding M23 family metallopeptidase — encoded protein: MAKVKYYYDPETLSYRKIESNKSEKYKKSFLGVVGALLIAFFGFIGFSQFLMSPNERSQKRELENFKLHTELMSKELGVLSERLSELQERDDNIYRTYFEASPIPEEQRKAGFGGVNRYKHLEGFKNSAMIVNVTKEIEILSKQMVVQSKSLDEIVSLAKEKEKMLASIPAIQPVKNENLKRMASGFGMRLHPILKSWRMHNGMDFTAPKGTPIFASGNGRVSKAHRSSSFGNVVYISHGYGYETIYAHMSKILAKKGQKVKRGDIIGYVGNTGRSAAPHLHYEVHKNGRPVNPIYYYYGDLTPEEFVAMQKASQQKGQSYD
- the alaS gene encoding alanine--tRNA ligase; translation: MKSQEIRSKFLEFYKSKNHNIVPSAPMVLKNDPTLMFVNAGMVPFKEYFLGQKKVVNSRVADSQKCLRVSGKHNDLEEVGKDTYHHTLFEMLGNWSFGDYFKKEAIAWAWELLTEVYKIDKDILYVTIFEGDKKEGLEKDTEAYDIWKQYIAEDRILLGNKKDNFWEMGAQGPCGPCSEIHIDIRSAEEKTKVSGATLVNLDHPHVVEVWNLVFMQYNRKANGSLENLPSTHIDTGMGFERLCMALQGVQSNYDTDVFTPIIREIETITGVKYEDATVSGNETDIAIRVIADHVRAVAFSIADGQLPSNTGAGYVIRRILRRAIRYGFTFLNQKEPFIYKLVETLSEQMGDAFPEIKAQEQLAHNVIKEEEHSFLKTLEQGLLLLDTITANAGEKIISGKKVFELKDTYGFPEDLTALVLSEKGFSYNEKEYKTALKQQQDRGRAATAIETDDWNVLIEDDEEEFIGYDTLTADVKLTRYRKITTKKDGEQYQLVFNMTPFYPEGGGQVGDVGYIETSNGDVIYVVNTKKENNLIIHYTKNLPDNLSEKFKAVVNEEARNLSASNHTATHLLHQALRTILGTHVEQKGSLVSPKHLRFDFSHFSKVDADQLQEIENFVNARIRENLSLIERRNIPMQQAIDEGAIALFGEKYGDSVRAIKFGQSMELCGGTHVPQTGDIWHFKIKSEGAVASGIRRIEAITNVAVGNYFEEVERNFSAVKQLLKNPKDVAKSVNSLQDENTALKKQVEQLLKEKAQNLSGELRNQLQEVNGVQFLATKVDLDANGIKNLAFALGKEFQNLFLFFASSEKADKAMLTCYISKELAAERGYDAGKVVRELGKLIHGGGGGQNFFATAGGKNPGGIPKALEKAKDYIA
- a CDS encoding deoxyribodipyrimidine photo-lyase yields the protein MENKVAVFWFRRDLRLEDNVALFNALKCSNKVIPIFIFDEEILDRLPKDDARVSFIYQTLSGLDKILKIEGSSLLVKKGNPIEVWKGLLSEFDITAVYTNKDYEPYAIKRDNEVKEFLGSNNIEFYSYKDQVVFEENEVVKNDGLPYTIYTPYKNKWLQKFNTEVDLKEFTIDFSAFHHFKTSFPTLESLGFNESHIKVKPYNLSSLNNYDEIRDFPFIDKTSYLSPYFRFGLVSVRKMVQFALKTNATFLNELIWREFFMQVLFHFPKVITNNFKKKYDAVPWRNNEVEFEKWCKGETGYPMVDAGMRQLNKTGYMHNRVRMITAGFLCKHLLIDWRWGEAYFAEKLLDYELSANNGNWQWAAGTGCDSAPYFRVFNPEAQLKKFDKDLQYIRKWVDDFDELTYPQPMVEHKFARERAIATYKKALN
- a CDS encoding SRPBCC family protein — translated: MLNFKKHSGIYTLETEQELNISLVKAWGYFSSPENLAKITPPKMGFNITSKVDKKAYQGQIITYKVSPVAFVKTNWVTEITQVKEQEFFIDEQRFGPYKMWHHEHWFEELENGNTLMKDKISYKIPFGFLGHIAQAVFIKKQLKTIFEYRFVTLEKMFNGK
- a CDS encoding glutathione peroxidase, with the protein product MALFSFLGNAQTIASKESLYDIKIEGIDGEQLNLSQYKGKKILFVNVASKCGFTNQYEGLQELYAKHKDKLVIIGLPCNQFGGQEPGQESEIQSFCSLTYGVDFPMTEKIDVKGDNQHSIYQWLTQKGKNGKMNSSVKWNFQKYLVDEEGRLVDVFYSITKPMSSKITKLL
- a CDS encoding CIA30 family protein encodes the protein MKWLVLFSIFLCMNDEIIIFDKNNTNQRWYITNDDVMGGISNSSMKLDEENKMIFSGNVSLDNNGGFAMTRLPVSINLDDEKTKLVLKLKGDGKKYQLRIKAKNNQRFWYIQSFQTSKSTEEIELPVHKFYASFRGYKLNVDNFSGAKITEIAILIGNKKKEAFKLSIEKITLK